Proteins from a single region of Strix uralensis isolate ZFMK-TIS-50842 chromosome 12, bStrUra1, whole genome shotgun sequence:
- the IL17C gene encoding interleukin-17C isoform X1 — MTARGEEEGSRSFQGWLGALALLGALTLCRGLRRPPGIAPHHPHGHCYSAGELRDGEAPAHLLGRTLRWDHYVPVQLVPQLERLQEATGHRRHRRHRHRACPALQLRAGLRSEPNERSISPWRYRIDEDENRYPRKLAFAECLCSGCVDVKTGRETTSLNSVAIHQTMMVLRRKPCPHPTGPGLVTFEVDYIRVPVGCTCVLPRTGR, encoded by the exons ATGACGGCCcgcggggaggaggaaggcagccgGAGTTTCCAG GGCTGGCTGGGTGCCCTGGCGCTGCTGGGCGCCCTGACGCTGTGCCGCGgcctccgccgcccccccggcaTCGCCCCGCACCATCCCCACGGCCACTGCTACAGCGCGGGCGAACTGCGGGACGGCGAAGCCCCCGCGCACCTCCTGGGCCGCACCCTGCGCTGGGACCACTACGTACCAGTACAACTGGTGCCGCAACTGGAACGTCTGCAGGAGGCCACCGgccaccgccgccaccgccgccaccgCCACCGCGCCTGCCCCGCGCTGCAGCTCCGCGCCGGCCTCCGCAGCGAGCCCAACGAGCGCTCCATCTCCCCGTGGCGCTACCG CATCGATGAGGATGAGAACCGCTACCCCCGCAAACTGGCCTTCGCCGAGTGTCTCTGCAGCGGCTGCGTGGACGTCAAGACGGGCCGGGAGACGACGTCGCTCAACTCGGTCGCCATCCACCAAACCATGATGGTCCTGCGGCGCAAGCCCTGCCCGCACCCCACCGGCCCCGGCCTCGTCACCTTCGAGGTGGACTACATCAGGGTGCCCGTGGGCTGCACCTGCGTCCTGCCCCGCACTGGGCGCTGA
- the IL17C gene encoding interleukin-17C isoform X2: protein MGWLGALALLGALTLCRGLRRPPGIAPHHPHGHCYSAGELRDGEAPAHLLGRTLRWDHYVPVQLVPQLERLQEATGHRRHRRHRHRACPALQLRAGLRSEPNERSISPWRYRIDEDENRYPRKLAFAECLCSGCVDVKTGRETTSLNSVAIHQTMMVLRRKPCPHPTGPGLVTFEVDYIRVPVGCTCVLPRTGR from the exons ATG GGCTGGCTGGGTGCCCTGGCGCTGCTGGGCGCCCTGACGCTGTGCCGCGgcctccgccgcccccccggcaTCGCCCCGCACCATCCCCACGGCCACTGCTACAGCGCGGGCGAACTGCGGGACGGCGAAGCCCCCGCGCACCTCCTGGGCCGCACCCTGCGCTGGGACCACTACGTACCAGTACAACTGGTGCCGCAACTGGAACGTCTGCAGGAGGCCACCGgccaccgccgccaccgccgccaccgCCACCGCGCCTGCCCCGCGCTGCAGCTCCGCGCCGGCCTCCGCAGCGAGCCCAACGAGCGCTCCATCTCCCCGTGGCGCTACCG CATCGATGAGGATGAGAACCGCTACCCCCGCAAACTGGCCTTCGCCGAGTGTCTCTGCAGCGGCTGCGTGGACGTCAAGACGGGCCGGGAGACGACGTCGCTCAACTCGGTCGCCATCCACCAAACCATGATGGTCCTGCGGCGCAAGCCCTGCCCGCACCCCACCGGCCCCGGCCTCGTCACCTTCGAGGTGGACTACATCAGGGTGCCCGTGGGCTGCACCTGCGTCCTGCCCCGCACTGGGCGCTGA
- the CYBA gene encoding cytochrome b-245 light chain, with the protein MGQIEWAMWANEQALAAGLIMLTGGIVAVAGQFKGWYFAAYAIVAGVLVCLLEYPRSKRKKGSTMERCGQKYMTAVVKVFGPLTRNYYIRAILHAALAVPAGFLLSTILGTVCLGIASGIYLLAAVRGEEWRPIEQKPRERPHVGDTIKQPPSNPPPRPPADARKKQPAEVGGQVNPIPVEAE; encoded by the exons ATGGGGCAGATCGAGTGGGCCATGTGGGCTAACGAGCAGGCGCTGGCGGCCGGGCTCA TCATGCTGACAGGCGGGATCGTGGCCGTGGCGGGGCAGTTCAAGGGCTGGTACTTTGCGGCGTACGCCAT CGTGGCAGGCGTCTTGGTCTGCCTGCTCGAGTACCCCAGGAGCAAGCGGAAAAAGGGCTCCACCATGGAGAGGTG TGGCCAGAAGTACATGACAGCGGTGGTGAAGGTGTTTGGGCCCCTCACGAGGAATTACTACATCCGAGCCATCCTGCACGCCGC CCTGGCTGTCCCTGCTGGTTTCCTTCTCTCCACCATCCTGGGCACTGTTTGCCTGGGCATCGCCAGTGGCATCTACCTGCTG GCGGCGGTGCGCGGGGAGGAGTGGAGACCCATCGAGCAGAAACCCCGGGAGCGGCCGCATGTTGGGGACACCATCAAGCAGCCGCCCAGcaaccccccgccccggccccctgCTGACGCCCGCAAGAAGCAGCCAGCAGAGGTGGGGGGGCAGGTGAACCCCATCCCCGTCGAGGCTGAAtaa
- the MVD gene encoding diphosphomevalonate decarboxylase, translating into MPPALGRERPGSGGGSGSAMAEERALAMVTCTAPVNIAVIKYWGKRDNDLILPINSSLSVTLHQDQLKTTTTAAASRDFTEDRLWLNGEEADVGHPRLQACLREVRRLARKRRGGSAEDSSPLNLSYKIHIATENNFPTAAGLASSAAGYACLVSALARLYGVEGELSEVARRGSGSACRSMLGGFVQWQRGERPDGRDSLAHQVAPETHWPELRVLVLVVSGEKKQVGSTAGMQTSVDTSPLLKHRAEAVVPERLALMMRHIRERDFEGFGQLTMRDSNQFHATCLDTFPPIFYLNDLSRHIIALAHRFNAHHGRTKVAYTFDAGPNAVIFTLADTVAEFVEVVRRSFPPAANGDQFVRGLPVGSASLPEELVAAVVPEPVPGAVRYILHTQPGPGPQLLDDPSQHLLGADGLPRGWP; encoded by the exons aTGCCGCCCGCACTTGGCCGGGAGCGtcccgggagcggcggcggcagcggcagcgcgATGGCGGAGGAGCGGGCGCTCGCCATGGTCACCTGCACCGCCCCTGTCAACATCGCCGTCATCAAGTACT GGGGCAAGCGGGACAATGACCTGATCCTGCCCATCAACTCCTCCCTGAGCGTGACGCTGCACCAGGACCAG CTGAAGACCACCACCACGGCCGCTGCCAGCCGGGACTTCACGGAGGACCGGCTGTGGCTTAACGGGGAGGAGGCCGACGTGGGGCACCCGCGGCTGCAGGCCTGTCTGCGGGAGG TGCGGCGCCTGGCCCGAAAGCGCCGGGGTGGCAGCGCCGAGGACTCATCCCCCCTCAACCTCTCCTACAAAATCCACATCGCCACCGAGAACAACTTCCCCACCGCCGCTGGCTTGGCCTCCTCCGCCGCCGGCTACGCGTGCCTGG TGTCGGCGCTGGCGCGGCTGTACGGCGTGGAGGGCGAGCTGTCGGAGGTGGCGCGGCGCGGCTCGGGCAGCGCCTGCCGCAGCATGTTGGGGGGCTTCGTGCAGTGGCAACGGGGCGAGCGGCCCGATGGCAGGGACAGCCTCGCCCACCAAGTGGCCCCCGAAACGCACTGGCCGGAGCTCAGGGTCCTCGTCCTGGTG GTCAGTGGGGAGAAGAAGCAGGTGGGCAGCACGGCGGGGATGCAGACCAGCGTGGACACCAGCCCCTTGCTGAAG CACCGGGCGGAGGCGGTGGTGCCGGAACGCTTGGCCCTGATGATGCGACACATCCGTGAGCGGGATTTCGAGGGATTCGGGCAACTCACCATGCGGGACAGCAACCAGTTCCACGCCACCTGCCTCGACACCTTCCCCCCCATCTTCTACCTCAACGACCTCTCACGGCACATCATCGCCTTGGCGCACCGCTTCAACGCCCACCACGGGCGCACCAAG GTAGCCTACACCTTCGACGCCGGCCCCAACGCCGTCATCTTCACGCTGGCCGACACCGTGGCTGAGTTCGTGGAGGTGGTGAGACGCAGCTTCCCCCCCGCCGCCAACGGGGACCA GTTTGTGCGGGGGCTGCCTGTGGGCTCGGCCTCGCTGCCGGAGGAGCTGGTGGCAGCTGTGGTGCCGGAGCCAGTGCCGGGGGCTGTCCGGTACATCCTGCACACCCAG CCCGGCCCCGGTCCTCAGCTCCTGgatgaccccagccagcaccTCCTGGGAGCCGACGGGCTGCCCCGGGGATGGCCGTGA